Proteins found in one Nitratiruptor sp. SB155-2 genomic segment:
- a CDS encoding type II secretion system protein produces MRRAFTLVELILVLVIVGIVASIGSDIVFKAYENYILSKEISVATYKTDVALEQIAKRLEYRIPFSGVAIKDPNHINIITSLSGNEEGYKILAWIGKAYEARRGSWNGSMNKPGWSGFIDLQDSDANTLYTKGDDLTLAASIIGSLSNGDVNLTNDSKSAIVFAALPFNVDIVQAYGWKVPQGQAATHIFSVRATGSNIFSIDSSNNQPKPNRLYEHYYLAWSAYAVVPEANGNGTYTVKLYYNFRPWKGETYKNGESSVLIDKATIFNFRRDGQAIELRLCAHSDLNTSEIEANICGKKVVF; encoded by the coding sequence TTGAGAAGAGCTTTCACTCTTGTTGAACTCATACTCGTACTTGTAATCGTTGGTATCGTCGCTTCGATAGGCTCGGACATCGTTTTCAAAGCGTATGAAAACTATATTCTTTCAAAAGAGATTTCAGTGGCAACCTATAAAACGGATGTAGCATTGGAACAGATAGCCAAAAGGCTTGAATATCGCATTCCATTTAGTGGAGTTGCCATAAAAGATCCCAACCACATTAACATCATAACTTCTCTATCTGGAAATGAAGAAGGATATAAAATCCTTGCCTGGATAGGAAAAGCGTATGAAGCAAGACGTGGGTCATGGAATGGATCTATGAACAAGCCTGGATGGAGCGGCTTTATCGACTTGCAAGACAGTGATGCAAATACGCTTTATACAAAAGGTGACGATCTAACACTAGCTGCCAGTATCATCGGATCGCTCTCTAACGGTGATGTCAATCTTACAAATGATTCCAAATCTGCTATCGTCTTTGCTGCACTACCATTCAATGTAGATATCGTTCAAGCATATGGCTGGAAAGTTCCACAAGGACAAGCAGCTACACACATATTTTCTGTTCGAGCGACAGGATCCAACATCTTTTCTATCGATTCTTCCAACAATCAACCAAAACCCAATAGACTGTATGAACACTACTATCTTGCATGGAGCGCTTATGCAGTAGTTCCTGAAGCCAATGGCAATGGCACTTATACAGTAAAACTTTACTACAATTTCCGTCCTTGGAAAGGAGAAACCTATAAAAATGGAGAGAGTTCAGTTTTGATAGACAAAGCGACCATCTTTAATTTTCGGCGAGACGGACAAGCGATAGAGCTTCGTCTGTGCGCACATTCAGATCTCAACACTTCTGAAATCGAAGCAAATATCTGTGGGAAAAAGGTTGTCTTTTGA
- a CDS encoding type IV pilus modification PilV family protein, with the protein MRQGFSLLELIFALVVISIVLLGIPGLFQQTANQAQEALKLEAVTQAYRSIGTALSYPWDEHSRDENLSRSLILDVSNLADPELARETNTSRYRRGNFNEKVTRIFYPITTVQEQRSASSTLGKEGNEINDLDDFNNATEQITKVSNAMGSVLTMKIHYKVFYINDHTDYFSNTVSWKIFDDSNTPFSDTSNLKLIEINVSLPEVTDENGNSEYVILRAISPNIGEPKLAYKDLP; encoded by the coding sequence GTGAGACAAGGGTTCTCTCTTTTAGAACTCATCTTTGCCCTTGTCGTCATTTCCATCGTGTTGCTCGGTATTCCTGGCCTATTCCAACAAACGGCAAATCAGGCACAAGAGGCATTGAAACTCGAAGCCGTAACGCAAGCCTATCGAAGTATCGGAACGGCTCTGAGTTATCCATGGGACGAACACAGCCGAGATGAAAATCTCTCTCGGTCACTCATTTTGGATGTGAGCAATTTGGCAGATCCGGAACTCGCAAGAGAGACCAACACCTCTCGTTATAGAAGAGGGAACTTCAATGAAAAAGTCACGAGAATTTTTTATCCGATAACAACTGTCCAAGAGCAAAGGAGTGCTAGTTCTACACTTGGTAAAGAAGGCAACGAAATAAACGATCTGGATGATTTTAACAATGCAACCGAACAGATTACAAAAGTTTCCAATGCCATGGGTTCAGTCTTGACAATGAAAATTCACTACAAGGTTTTTTATATCAATGATCACACAGATTATTTTTCAAACACAGTTTCATGGAAAATTTTTGATGATTCCAATACCCCATTCTCTGATACATCCAATCTAAAATTGATAGAAATCAACGTTTCCCTACCCGAAGTCACTGACGAAAACGGCAATTCTGAATATGTAATTCTTCGTGCCATAAGTCCAAACATAGGTGAACCGAAGTTGGCTTACAAGGACCTGCCTTGA